A genomic region of Candidatus Eisenbacteria bacterium contains the following coding sequences:
- a CDS encoding ATP-dependent DNA ligase, translating to MDFAELVTVSRKVSEASGRLEKVQLLSDLLRRLEPHEIPAAVGILSGQPRQGRIGVGWAALQAASEANAGPPTLFDAAHLEVDPPLTVSDLDASLQRLLATSGKGSSVRRATELASLFRRAGPSGRDFLIRLLTGELRQGALGGTMEEAIVRASGLEAPEVRRAVMLIGDLGTVASAALSGGQAALASFHLAMFRPLAPMLAQAAETLEEALERLEEAAFEYKLDGARVQIHREGRDVRVFSRLMNDVTAAVPEVVDVVSALPLDSVVLDAETIALKDDGTPHPFQITMKRFGRRLDIERVRGELPLTTFAFDLLHLDGEDWFGRPGRDRFAALRRVAPDMAVPQIITSEIAEAERFLDEALSRGHEGLMAKSLDSSYEAGSRGYSWLKIKPAHTLDLVVLAAEWGHGRRQGWLSNLHLGARNAEGGFTMLGKTFKGMTDEMLAWQTEHLQSIATRSDRHVVHVRPELVVEIAFGDVQESPRYEGGMALRFARVKRYREDKPVGEIDTVETVRAIMEGRRRRGTRSGASSP from the coding sequence ATGGACTTCGCGGAGCTGGTCACGGTGTCGCGAAAGGTGAGCGAAGCTTCGGGACGGCTGGAGAAGGTCCAGCTGCTCTCGGACCTGCTGCGCCGCCTCGAGCCGCACGAGATTCCCGCGGCCGTCGGGATCCTGTCGGGCCAGCCCCGACAGGGCCGCATCGGGGTCGGCTGGGCTGCCCTGCAGGCCGCGAGCGAAGCGAACGCGGGGCCCCCGACGCTGTTCGATGCCGCCCACCTGGAAGTCGATCCGCCCCTCACCGTCTCGGACCTCGATGCCTCGCTCCAGCGCCTCTTGGCCACTTCAGGGAAGGGCTCCTCGGTGCGAAGGGCCACGGAGCTGGCCTCGCTCTTCCGCCGTGCGGGGCCTTCGGGCCGGGACTTCCTGATCCGTCTGCTGACCGGAGAGCTGCGTCAAGGTGCGCTGGGCGGGACCATGGAGGAGGCGATCGTCCGGGCCTCCGGGCTCGAAGCGCCGGAAGTCCGCCGGGCGGTGATGCTGATCGGCGATCTCGGAACCGTGGCGAGCGCGGCGTTGAGTGGTGGGCAAGCGGCGCTCGCCTCCTTCCATCTGGCCATGTTCCGGCCTTTGGCGCCGATGCTGGCGCAAGCGGCCGAGACCCTGGAAGAGGCCTTGGAGCGGCTCGAGGAAGCGGCCTTCGAGTACAAGCTCGACGGGGCGCGCGTGCAGATCCACCGCGAAGGACGCGACGTGCGGGTGTTCTCGCGCCTGATGAACGACGTGACCGCCGCGGTCCCCGAGGTGGTGGACGTGGTGAGCGCTCTGCCTCTCGATTCCGTGGTGCTCGATGCCGAGACCATCGCGCTCAAGGACGACGGCACACCCCATCCGTTCCAGATCACGATGAAACGCTTCGGGCGGAGGCTCGATATCGAGCGAGTGCGAGGCGAGCTGCCGCTCACCACGTTCGCCTTCGATCTTCTGCACTTGGATGGCGAAGACTGGTTCGGTCGTCCGGGACGGGATCGCTTCGCCGCCCTTCGCCGAGTCGCGCCCGACATGGCGGTGCCGCAGATCATCACCTCCGAGATCGCGGAGGCGGAGCGTTTTCTGGACGAGGCGCTGAGCCGAGGCCACGAGGGACTGATGGCCAAGTCGCTGGACTCGAGCTACGAGGCGGGCAGCCGCGGCTATTCGTGGCTCAAGATCAAGCCGGCGCACACGCTCGACCTGGTGGTGCTCGCCGCGGAGTGGGGCCACGGCCGGCGTCAAGGCTGGCTCAGCAATCTTCACCTCGGCGCGCGCAATGCCGAGGGCGGCTTCACCATGCTCGGCAAGACATTCAAAGGCATGACCGACGAGATGCTGGCTTGGCAGACGGAGCATCTCCAGTCGATCGCCACCCGGAGCGATCGGCACGTGGTCCACGTACGACCCGAGCTGGTGGTGGAGATCGCCTTCGGCGACGTGCAGGAGAGCCCGCGCTACGAAGGCGGGATGGCCCTGCGCTTCGCCCGGGTCAAGCGCTACCGCGAGGACAAGCCGGTGGGCGAGATCGACACCGTGGAGACGGTGCGCGCGATCATGGAAGGGCGCCGGCGCCGCGGGACGCGCAGTGGCGCTTCTTCTCCATGA
- a CDS encoding DEAD/DEAH box helicase produces MALFGSLDRMPLAAFHPVIQRWFKEAVGEPSPPQIEGWPKIRSGRHTLISAPTGTGKTLAAFLWAIDRMLAQGSQLPDETQVLYVSPLKALGNDVRKNLSAPLAELKALQPSFPEVRVLVRSGDTPGSARTAMRKRPPHILVTTPESLYLMLTSDGGREVLRTVRTVILDEIHAIAGDKRGAHLALSIERLEALVEHPLQRIGLSATQKPIEDVARLLVGVRRECELVDIGHRRNLDLKIALPDSPLSAVCSSETWDEIVRKVADLVRAHRTTLVFVNTRKLAERIAAKLTQALGEGLVSSHHGSLAKERRLEAEEALKSGKLRALVATSSLELGIDIGDVDLVVQIGVTASIAALLQRVGRSGHGIGRTPAGRLFPLTEDELVCAVALIDAVRKGELDRTPQTHQPLDILAQQIVAACLPETWDEQRLYETLARAWPYRELTRADFDAVIALHTDGRSAYLHRDGVHQRLRATRRARITALTSGGAIPDTGQYRVVVEPEDTHVGSLDEDFAVEANIGDIFQLGNASWRILKVEPGVVRVADAKGSPPTVPFWFGEAPARTRELSAALARIRVGGQDPAWLESEVGVDEEVARELSGFLQEGARALGAIPTPECVVLERFFDESGGMQLVVHSPFGGRINRAWGLALRKRFCRGFGFELQAAANEEAIVLSLGPQHSFALEEVFDYLHPDRARDLLVQALLAAPMFGTRWRWNAARSLLLSRTGKGGRRVPTPLLRMRAEDLLVKAFPQVLACPETLPPGDAPVPWEHPLVRQTIEDCLHEAMDVDGFLEVLRGIQDGRIRRVAVDTTEPSAFARGILNAMPYAFLDPAPLEERRTQAVMTRRHLPAELQDTLGALDSDAVARVRDEAWPQPESADELHEALSWMGYVREDEAAESEWVPWLEELRAAGRVVREGEGRAARWRAVEASTDEKAMLRGRLDALGPVFAEDAAIEERLLLELEAEGVILRCRVEGRAAWCERRLLARIHRYTLERLRREIEAVTAGDFWRFLACWQHADPMFRLEGPRGALEVVRKLAGFEAPAAEWEASILPSRLNDSRGEWLDQLTLTGEVVWGRLWGRGNTAIRSAPICLLPRQDLDLWLALSRRAVSLEPEGLGTYARLIAGVLETRGACFTQELERATSLLPSHFEMGLTQLIGHGMVTCDSFGGLRRLITPPSRRRGVLKASPLVPAGRWSRFRAAGPESAIVRDEDLVEFVAQRLLDRYGVVFRRLLERERIPVAWRDLVRVYRHLELKGDVRGGRFVQRFSGEQYARPEAVELLRRLRRKTLQIVGPADAAERLPSGLQVAATDPLNLEGILTPEPRIPAVARRRVRVG; encoded by the coding sequence ATGGCACTGTTTGGTAGCCTCGATCGAATGCCACTCGCAGCGTTTCATCCCGTCATTCAGCGCTGGTTCAAGGAAGCGGTCGGCGAGCCCTCGCCTCCTCAGATCGAGGGCTGGCCGAAGATCCGCTCAGGCCGCCACACGCTGATCTCCGCGCCGACGGGAACCGGCAAGACCCTCGCGGCATTCCTGTGGGCGATCGACCGCATGCTCGCCCAGGGCAGCCAGCTGCCCGACGAGACCCAGGTGCTCTACGTCTCCCCACTCAAGGCGCTCGGCAATGACGTGCGCAAGAACCTGTCGGCGCCTCTGGCCGAGCTCAAGGCTCTCCAGCCGAGCTTCCCCGAGGTGCGCGTGCTGGTGCGGAGCGGCGACACACCCGGCAGCGCGCGCACCGCGATGCGCAAGCGACCACCGCACATCCTGGTCACGACCCCCGAGTCGCTGTACCTGATGCTCACCAGCGACGGCGGGCGCGAGGTGCTGCGCACCGTGCGCACGGTGATCCTCGACGAGATCCACGCCATCGCGGGAGACAAGCGCGGCGCGCACCTCGCGCTCTCGATCGAGCGGCTGGAGGCGCTGGTCGAGCATCCCCTGCAGCGCATCGGTCTGTCCGCGACGCAGAAGCCGATCGAGGACGTGGCCCGGCTCCTGGTCGGCGTCCGGCGTGAATGCGAGCTGGTCGACATTGGGCATCGCCGCAATCTCGATCTGAAGATCGCGTTGCCGGACTCCCCGCTGTCCGCGGTGTGCTCCTCCGAGACATGGGACGAGATCGTCCGCAAGGTCGCCGACCTGGTGCGCGCTCACCGCACCACGCTGGTGTTCGTGAACACCCGCAAGCTCGCCGAGAGGATCGCCGCGAAGCTCACCCAAGCGCTCGGCGAAGGCCTGGTCTCCAGCCATCACGGGAGCCTCGCGAAGGAAAGGCGGCTGGAAGCCGAAGAGGCGCTGAAGTCGGGAAAGCTGCGCGCGCTGGTCGCCACGTCGTCGCTCGAGCTCGGGATCGACATCGGCGACGTGGATCTGGTGGTGCAGATCGGTGTCACCGCCTCGATCGCCGCTTTGCTGCAACGCGTGGGACGCAGCGGCCATGGCATCGGGCGCACACCCGCAGGGCGTCTCTTCCCGCTCACCGAGGACGAGCTGGTGTGCGCAGTGGCGCTGATCGACGCGGTGCGAAAGGGCGAGCTGGATCGCACGCCGCAGACGCATCAGCCGCTCGACATCCTCGCGCAGCAGATCGTCGCGGCCTGCCTTCCCGAGACCTGGGACGAGCAGCGCCTCTACGAAACGCTCGCGCGCGCCTGGCCGTACCGCGAGCTCACGCGCGCCGATTTCGACGCGGTCATCGCGCTCCACACCGATGGCCGGAGCGCCTACCTCCACCGGGACGGCGTCCATCAGCGGCTGCGCGCCACGCGGCGCGCCCGTATCACCGCGCTGACCTCCGGCGGCGCGATTCCGGATACCGGGCAGTACCGGGTGGTGGTCGAGCCGGAGGACACACACGTCGGCTCGCTCGACGAGGACTTCGCGGTCGAGGCGAACATCGGCGACATCTTCCAGCTCGGCAACGCCTCCTGGCGGATCCTCAAGGTCGAGCCGGGCGTGGTGCGGGTCGCGGACGCCAAGGGCTCTCCGCCGACCGTGCCGTTCTGGTTCGGCGAGGCTCCCGCCAGGACGCGCGAGCTTTCGGCGGCGTTGGCTCGGATCCGAGTCGGCGGCCAGGACCCGGCGTGGCTCGAGTCCGAGGTCGGCGTGGACGAGGAGGTCGCCCGCGAGCTGTCGGGCTTCCTGCAGGAAGGCGCGCGGGCGCTGGGAGCCATCCCGACGCCCGAGTGCGTGGTGCTCGAGCGCTTCTTCGACGAGTCCGGAGGCATGCAGCTCGTGGTGCACTCCCCGTTCGGCGGCCGCATCAACCGCGCCTGGGGACTGGCGCTCCGAAAGCGCTTCTGCCGCGGCTTCGGCTTCGAGCTGCAGGCGGCGGCCAACGAGGAAGCGATCGTGCTCTCGCTCGGTCCGCAGCACAGCTTCGCGCTCGAAGAGGTGTTCGACTACCTGCATCCGGACCGCGCCCGCGATCTGCTGGTCCAGGCGCTGCTCGCGGCCCCCATGTTCGGCACGCGCTGGCGGTGGAATGCCGCGCGGTCGCTGCTGCTCTCGCGCACCGGCAAGGGCGGCCGCCGCGTGCCGACGCCGCTCCTGCGGATGCGCGCCGAGGACCTGCTGGTCAAGGCATTCCCTCAGGTGCTGGCCTGTCCCGAGACGCTGCCGCCCGGCGACGCGCCCGTGCCCTGGGAGCATCCGCTGGTGAGACAGACGATCGAGGATTGCCTCCACGAGGCGATGGATGTCGATGGCTTCCTCGAGGTGCTGCGCGGCATCCAGGACGGGCGCATCCGCCGCGTCGCGGTCGACACCACCGAGCCATCGGCGTTCGCGCGCGGCATCCTGAATGCCATGCCTTATGCGTTCCTCGACCCCGCACCGCTGGAGGAGCGCCGCACGCAGGCGGTGATGACGCGGCGACACCTGCCCGCCGAGCTGCAGGACACGCTCGGCGCCCTCGACTCCGATGCGGTCGCCCGCGTGCGCGATGAAGCCTGGCCGCAGCCCGAGAGCGCGGACGAATTGCACGAGGCGCTGTCGTGGATGGGCTACGTGCGCGAGGACGAGGCGGCCGAATCCGAATGGGTTCCGTGGCTCGAGGAGCTGCGCGCCGCGGGCCGCGTGGTGCGCGAGGGCGAAGGGCGCGCGGCGCGCTGGCGCGCGGTCGAAGCCTCGACCGACGAGAAGGCGATGCTCCGCGGCCGGCTCGATGCGCTGGGCCCGGTGTTCGCCGAAGATGCGGCGATCGAGGAACGCCTGCTGCTCGAGCTGGAAGCCGAGGGGGTGATCCTGCGCTGCCGGGTGGAAGGCCGGGCAGCATGGTGTGAGCGACGGTTGCTGGCGCGCATCCACCGCTACACCCTCGAACGGCTGCGTCGCGAGATCGAGGCGGTCACCGCGGGAGATTTCTGGCGATTCCTGGCCTGCTGGCAGCACGCCGATCCGATGTTCCGCCTCGAGGGACCACGCGGCGCGCTCGAAGTGGTGCGCAAGCTCGCCGGGTTCGAGGCGCCGGCCGCGGAGTGGGAGGCTTCGATCCTGCCGTCGCGGCTCAACGACTCGCGCGGCGAGTGGCTCGATCAGCTGACGCTCACCGGCGAGGTCGTGTGGGGCCGCCTGTGGGGCCGGGGCAACACGGCGATTCGTTCGGCGCCCATCTGCCTGCTGCCGCGGCAGGATCTGGACCTGTGGCTCGCGCTGTCACGCCGCGCCGTATCGCTCGAGCCCGAGGGCCTGGGGACTTACGCGCGGCTGATCGCCGGCGTGCTCGAGACCCGGGGCGCATGCTTCACGCAGGAGCTGGAGCGCGCCACGAGCCTCCTGCCTTCGCACTTCGAGATGGGGCTCACGCAGCTGATCGGGCACGGCATGGTGACCTGCGACTCGTTCGGCGGCCTTCGGCGTCTCATCACGCCGCCCTCGCGCCGTCGCGGGGTGCTCAAGGCGTCGCCGCTCGTCCCCGCCGGCCGCTGGTCGCGCTTTCGCGCGGCCGGCCCGGAGTCCGCGATCGTGCGCGACGAGGACCTGGTCGAATTCGTCGCCCAGCGGCTGCTCGACCGCTACGGCGTGGTGTTCCGGCGGCTGCTGGAGCGCGAGCGCATTCCCGTGGCATGGCGGGATCTCGTCCGCGTGTATCGCCATCTCGAGCTCAAGGGTGACGTGCGCGGCGGACGTTTCGTGCAGCGCTTCTCCGGCGAGCAGTACGCGCGGCCGGAAGCGGTCGAGCTGCTGCGCCGACTGCGCCGCAAGACCCTGCAGATCGTGGGACCCGCGGACGCCGCCGAGCGGCTGCCTTCAGGTCTTCAGGTGGCGGCGACCGATCCGCTCAACCTCGAAGGCATCCTGACTCCCGAGCCTCGCATTCCGGCGGTGGCGCGGCGCCGCGTGCGCGTCGGCTGA
- a CDS encoding DinB family protein: MIPWIERRFPFEEPVEMWPVLVERVRGTPARIEDRIRDVPREWLVRRDGERWSIQEHIGHLVDLDHLHDGRLDDYLAGAPRLRPADMTNRRTWEAGHHLREIDDLLAEVRRVRGALVERLDAWDPAARAMTAQHPRLERPMRLVDMVRFVAEHDDHHLASIGTLIRSLDAVGKH, from the coding sequence ATGATCCCGTGGATCGAGCGCAGGTTCCCATTCGAAGAGCCGGTCGAGATGTGGCCGGTCCTGGTCGAGCGGGTGCGCGGCACGCCGGCGCGCATCGAAGATCGCATCCGCGACGTTCCGCGCGAGTGGCTGGTGCGCCGCGACGGTGAGCGCTGGTCGATCCAGGAGCACATCGGCCACCTCGTCGATCTCGATCATCTGCACGACGGGCGGCTGGATGATTACCTGGCGGGTGCTCCGCGGCTGCGACCGGCCGACATGACCAACCGACGGACCTGGGAAGCCGGGCACCACCTGCGTGAGATCGACGACCTGCTCGCCGAGGTGCGCCGCGTGCGCGGTGCCTTGGTCGAGCGGCTCGACGCCTGGGATCCGGCCGCGCGCGCCATGACGGCCCAGCATCCGCGGCTCGAGCGGCCGATGCGGCTGGTGGACATGGTGCGCTTCGTCGCCGAGCACGACGACCACCACTTGGCATCCATCGGCACGCTGATCCGGAGCCTCGACGCGGTTGGGAAGCACTGA